One region of Pyramidobacter sp. YE332 genomic DNA includes:
- a CDS encoding NRAMP family divalent metal transporter, whose protein sequence is MDQNKGKSTLQVLLGAAFLMATSAIGPGFLTQTTVFTQQLLASAAFAIAVTIVVTAVVQLNIWRIICVSKLRAQDVANRVIPGLGYLLAFAVALGGLAFNVGNVGGAALGLNTMVGLDVQVGAAVSAAIAVFIFLNRDLGKAMDRFTQLLGFLMIALMLYVAFKAAPPVALAAKETVMPSTVNWMIILTLIGGTVGGYISFSGAHRLIDAGVHDVRDATKSAVNGIVVTSIMRILLFLAVLGVVYVAAGQPAVVLDAANPAADAFRKGAGEVGYRMFGVVLWAAGVTSVIGASYTSVSFLRSLFAAVDRNYRWWMIGFICASTAINIFIARPVALLIVAGSINGLILPLALASILLGAYKKDVVGPAYRHPTWLTGAGWVVVAFTLWMGVKALPNIMKIFS, encoded by the coding sequence ATGGATCAGAACAAAGGAAAAAGCACCTTGCAGGTCCTTCTCGGCGCGGCGTTTCTGATGGCGACGTCGGCCATCGGGCCGGGATTTTTGACGCAGACGACGGTCTTCACGCAGCAGCTTTTGGCTTCGGCGGCTTTCGCCATCGCCGTGACGATCGTGGTGACGGCGGTGGTGCAGCTCAACATCTGGCGCATCATCTGCGTCTCGAAGCTGCGCGCGCAGGACGTGGCCAACCGGGTCATTCCCGGCCTGGGTTATCTGCTCGCCTTCGCCGTAGCGCTCGGCGGCCTGGCGTTCAACGTCGGCAACGTCGGCGGCGCGGCGCTGGGGCTGAACACGATGGTCGGGCTCGACGTGCAGGTCGGCGCGGCCGTCAGCGCGGCGATCGCCGTTTTCATCTTCCTCAACAGGGATCTCGGCAAGGCGATGGACCGCTTCACGCAGCTGCTCGGCTTCCTGATGATCGCGCTGATGCTCTACGTGGCGTTCAAGGCCGCGCCGCCGGTAGCGCTGGCGGCGAAAGAGACGGTGATGCCGAGCACGGTCAACTGGATGATCATCCTGACGCTGATCGGCGGCACGGTGGGCGGCTACATCTCCTTCTCGGGCGCGCATCGCCTCATCGACGCGGGCGTGCACGACGTGCGCGACGCGACGAAGAGCGCCGTGAACGGCATCGTCGTCACGTCGATCATGCGCATCCTGCTGTTCCTCGCCGTGCTCGGCGTGGTTTACGTGGCGGCCGGCCAGCCGGCGGTGGTGCTCGACGCGGCCAATCCCGCCGCCGACGCCTTCCGCAAGGGAGCCGGTGAGGTCGGCTACCGCATGTTCGGCGTGGTGCTGTGGGCCGCGGGCGTGACCTCGGTGATCGGCGCCTCCTACACCTCCGTGTCGTTCCTGCGTTCGCTGTTCGCCGCGGTGGACCGCAACTACCGCTGGTGGATGATCGGTTTTATCTGCGCCTCGACGGCGATCAACATTTTCATCGCCCGGCCGGTGGCGCTGCTGATCGTGGCCGGCTCGATCAACGGCCTGATCCTGCCGCTGGCGCTGGCTTCGATCCTGCTCGGCGCGTACAAGAAAGACGTGGTCGGCCCGGCGTACCGTCATCCGACGTGGCTGACGGGAGCCGGCTGGGTCGTGGTCGCTTTCACGCTGTGGATGGGCGTGAAGGCGCTGCCCAACATCATGAAGATCTTCTCGTAG
- a CDS encoding deoxyribonuclease IV, with the protein MPFFGCHLSVAGGFRKMGENALSIGADTFQFFTRNPRGGAVRAADPDDAAALKSIMAAHRFGPLIAHGPYTLNPCSADAKVREFALLAMADDLKRLDEQLPGNLYNFHPGSHVGQGCEKGIDLIVAALNEILPAVKRTAVLLETMSGKGSEVGGDFEQLAEILSRVSCPEKMGVCLDTCHVYSAGYDIAGDLDGVLGRFDRIVGLKRLRALHLNDSMTPFGSRKDRHEKLGKGSLGLAAFAALVVHPALAELPMCLETPQDSLSGWAAEIARLRAFAANKETGRGNDRFFEAAKRARPMGEGSF; encoded by the coding sequence ATGCCTTTTTTCGGCTGTCATCTTTCCGTCGCCGGCGGATTCAGAAAGATGGGCGAAAACGCCCTGTCCATCGGCGCCGACACGTTCCAGTTCTTCACGCGCAATCCCCGCGGCGGCGCGGTGCGGGCCGCCGATCCCGACGACGCCGCGGCGCTGAAAAGCATCATGGCCGCGCATCGCTTCGGCCCGCTGATCGCCCACGGCCCCTACACGCTCAATCCCTGCTCGGCCGACGCGAAGGTGCGCGAGTTCGCGCTGCTGGCGATGGCCGACGACCTGAAACGTCTGGACGAACAGCTGCCGGGCAATCTGTACAACTTCCACCCCGGCAGCCACGTCGGCCAGGGCTGCGAAAAGGGCATCGACCTGATCGTGGCGGCGCTGAACGAGATTTTGCCCGCGGTGAAGCGCACCGCCGTGCTGCTGGAGACCATGTCGGGCAAAGGCAGCGAGGTGGGCGGTGATTTCGAACAACTGGCGGAGATCCTGAGCCGCGTCAGCTGTCCCGAGAAGATGGGCGTGTGCCTCGACACCTGTCACGTCTATTCGGCCGGCTACGACATCGCCGGCGATCTCGACGGCGTGCTCGGCCGTTTCGACCGCATCGTGGGGCTAAAGCGCCTGCGCGCCCTGCACCTCAACGACAGCATGACGCCGTTCGGCAGCCGCAAGGACCGCCACGAGAAGCTCGGCAAGGGCAGCCTCGGCCTGGCCGCTTTCGCGGCGCTGGTCGTCCATCCGGCCCTGGCGGAACTGCCCATGTGCCTGGAAACGCCGCAGGATTCCCTCTCCGGCTGGGCGGCCGAGATCGCGCGGCTGCGGGCGTTCGCGGCGAACAAGGAAACGGGGCGGGGAAACGATCGTTTTTTCGAAGCGGCCAAGAGAGCACGGCCGATGGGAGAGGGTTCTTTTTAA
- a CDS encoding C-GCAxxG-C-C family protein, whose protein sequence is MHDGSKECQCGARAGADRWLENLDALVGELNADQRFCCSQTVLAIGMRRLGIDDPDLLRAMEGFCGGACGGTCGALAGGAALMGLYLGKGTAREPRSETIRQYVRELTETFRAYWKGTTCESIVHGDAELRRRICPNVIAGAVEMVWSILGEHGLDLDRRKIDRMPRQ, encoded by the coding sequence ATGCACGACGGTTCCAAGGAGTGTCAGTGCGGCGCGCGAGCCGGCGCGGACCGATGGCTGGAAAATCTTGACGCGCTCGTCGGGGAACTCAATGCGGATCAGCGTTTCTGCTGTTCCCAGACGGTGCTGGCCATCGGCATGAGGCGGCTGGGGATCGACGATCCCGATCTGCTCCGCGCCATGGAGGGATTCTGCGGCGGAGCCTGCGGCGGGACCTGCGGCGCGCTGGCGGGGGGCGCCGCGCTGATGGGGCTGTACCTCGGCAAGGGCACGGCGCGCGAGCCGCGCAGCGAAACGATCAGGCAGTACGTCAGAGAACTGACGGAGACGTTCCGCGCCTACTGGAAGGGCACGACCTGCGAAAGCATCGTCCACGGCGACGCCGAACTGCGCAGGCGCATCTGCCCGAACGTCATCGCCGGCGCCGTGGAGATGGTCTGGAGCATCCTCGGCGAGCACGGGCTCGACCTCGACCGGCGCAAGATCGACCGCATGCCGCGGCAATAA
- a CDS encoding cupin domain-containing protein: MIRRGTEIASSRVENFKGGTGALLSCEILAPGEMGGHGRKFGLTTLEPGASIGTHAHAGDSETYYILKGSARYNDNGTWVDVAEGDMMHCPDGESHGIANSGDGPLQFVALILYTETKKQ; this comes from the coding sequence ATGATCCGCAGAGGAACGGAAATCGCGTCATCCAGAGTCGAGAATTTCAAGGGCGGTACGGGCGCGCTGCTTTCGTGCGAGATCCTCGCTCCCGGCGAGATGGGCGGGCACGGCCGCAAGTTCGGGCTGACCACGCTCGAACCCGGCGCGTCGATCGGCACGCACGCCCACGCGGGCGATTCCGAGACCTATTATATCCTCAAAGGCTCGGCGCGCTACAACGACAACGGCACGTGGGTCGACGTCGCAGAAGGCGACATGATGCACTGCCCCGACGGCGAATCTCACGGCATCGCCAACAGCGGCGACGGCCCGCTGCAGTTCGTCGCCCTGATCCTCTACACCGAAACGAAAAAGCAGTGA
- the queF gene encoding preQ(1) synthase encodes MTRTPEEMKDLSLLGHKTAYRSDYAPEVLESFPNKHPGRDYFVKFNCPEFTSLCPMTGQPDFANITISYVPDERLVESKSLKLYLFSFRNHGDFHEDCVNVILEDLVRLMSPKYIEVWGRFTPRGGLSIDPYANWGKPGTVWEKTAEERLRLHDLSPELVNYR; translated from the coding sequence ATGACGCGCACGCCCGAAGAGATGAAGGATCTGTCGCTGCTGGGGCATAAAACGGCTTACAGGAGCGATTACGCGCCGGAGGTGCTGGAATCGTTTCCCAACAAGCATCCGGGGCGCGACTATTTCGTCAAGTTCAACTGCCCGGAGTTCACGAGCCTGTGCCCGATGACGGGGCAGCCGGACTTCGCCAACATCACGATCAGTTACGTTCCCGACGAGCGGCTGGTGGAGAGCAAGTCGCTCAAGCTGTATCTGTTCAGCTTCCGCAACCACGGCGACTTTCACGAGGACTGCGTGAACGTCATCCTGGAGGATCTGGTGCGGCTGATGTCGCCCAAGTACATCGAGGTCTGGGGGCGCTTCACGCCGCGCGGCGGGCTGAGCATCGACCCGTACGCGAACTGGGGCAAGCCGGGCACGGTCTGGGAGAAGACGGCCGAGGAGCGCCTGCGCCTCCACGACCTGTCGCCGGAGCTGGTGAACTACCGCTGA
- a CDS encoding QueT transporter family protein, whose protein sequence is MKELTVTRKLTVSALVVALYVVVMTTTRSFAFGQYQVRVATSLYALSGVFPFLVLPLGFANFLSNALMGGLGPLDMVGGILVGLLTSGAVAAFRRSPRAPWIAAAAITLIPGLGVPLWLSYLLHLPYSVLAASLLIGQAVAGVFGGLLLAALKKRLGLTERTKEPRR, encoded by the coding sequence ATGAAGGAACTGACGGTGACGCGCAAGCTGACGGTCTCGGCGCTGGTCGTGGCGCTGTATGTGGTGGTGATGACGACGACGCGGAGCTTCGCCTTCGGGCAGTATCAGGTGCGCGTCGCCACGTCGCTGTACGCGCTGAGCGGCGTTTTCCCGTTTCTGGTGCTGCCGCTGGGGTTCGCCAATTTTCTCAGCAACGCGCTGATGGGGGGGCTGGGGCCGCTGGACATGGTCGGCGGCATTCTCGTCGGTCTGCTGACCAGCGGCGCGGTCGCGGCGTTTCGCCGTTCGCCGCGCGCGCCGTGGATCGCCGCCGCGGCGATCACGCTGATCCCGGGGCTGGGGGTGCCGCTGTGGCTGAGTTATCTGCTGCATCTGCCCTACTCCGTTCTGGCGGCGAGTCTGCTGATCGGGCAGGCGGTCGCCGGCGTTTTCGGGGGGCTGCTGCTGGCGGCGCTGAAAAAGCGCCTCGGCCTGACGGAACGCACAAAGGAGCCGAGAAGATGA
- a CDS encoding IS5 family transposase (programmed frameshift) codes for MEERRYELTSSEWNRIKRMLPPEHPKSGQRGRPAKYDNRRIINGILWLARSGAPWRDLPERYGKWQAVYARFRLWKQRGIFEAIFAALSADADMENLSIDSTSCKVHQSANGRGKTPEGGKKGQAIGMSRGGKNTKIHAIVDGLGNPLALLLSPGNDHDSRHAVSLLGQAEIRGSNVIGDKAYGSQAIREYITSREGSYTIPPKSDNPEPWFIDEHVYKERHLVECFFQKIKWFRRIFTRYDKLDASFFAFVLVAASVILLK; via the exons ATGGAAGAGAGAAGATATGAACTGACCTCCAGCGAGTGGAATCGAATCAAGAGAATGCTGCCGCCCGAACACCCGAAATCAGGTCAACGTGGACGCCCGGCAAAATACGATAACCGCAGGATCATCAATGGGATTCTGTGGCTTGCCAGAAGTGGAGCGCCATGGAGAGATCTTCCGGAGCGTTACGGCAAATGGCAGGCAGTTTACGCACGTTTCAGGCTGTGGAAACAGCGGGGAATATTCGAGGCGATCTTTGCCGCCCTAAGCGCTGATGCCGACATGGAAAATCTCTCTATCGACTCCACGTCCTGCAAAGTACATCAAAGTGCCAACGGGAGAGGGAAAACCCCGGAAGGGGGAAAAAAGGGG CAAGCGATTGGCATGTCCAGAGGCGGCAAGAATACGAAAATTCATGCGATAGTAGATGGTTTAGGCAATCCGCTGGCGCTCCTGCTCAGTCCCGGCAATGACCACGATTCCCGCCATGCCGTGTCCTTGCTCGGGCAAGCGGAAATCAGAGGGAGCAACGTCATCGGCGATAAGGCTTACGGTTCGCAAGCCATCAGAGAGTACATTACTTCTCGGGAGGGAAGTTACACTATCCCGCCGAAGAGCGATAATCCCGAACCGTGGTTTATAGATGAGCATGTTTACAAGGAACGACACTTGGTTGAATGTTTCTTTCAGAAAATCAAATGGTTCCGTAGAATTTTCACCCGCTATGACAAACTTGACGCTTCGTTTTTCGCTTTTGTTCTTGTCGCTGCCAGTGTTATTTTATTGAAATAA
- a CDS encoding YadA-like family protein yields the protein MSVVDAPVFAGKVSAQGFDATHHKIENVKAGDVSAASTDAINGAQLWKASSSLATHLGGGSSVNPDGTVSAPTYKFKYVDGGSYNTVGDALSAVDKQFGKVYNNFGNVYNQMGELRRDLKNVGALGSALSALKPMQYDPLEPSQLMAGFGTYKGEYALALGWAHYVKEDFMVHAGVSVTHHGESMANAGLTWKIGRKADKEQIPERYRKGPMSSVYVMQKENAQLQAQVASHAHEIAELKASQAHEIAELKASQVREMAELKADMEEMKRLLRASKRR from the coding sequence GTGAGCGTCGTCGACGCGCCCGTTTTTGCCGGCAAAGTGAGCGCCCAAGGCTTCGACGCAACCCACCACAAAATCGAGAACGTCAAAGCCGGAGACGTGAGCGCGGCCAGTACCGACGCCATCAACGGAGCGCAGCTGTGGAAGGCTTCGAGCAGCCTCGCCACCCACCTCGGCGGCGGCTCCTCCGTCAACCCCGACGGCACCGTCTCCGCCCCCACCTACAAGTTCAAGTACGTGGACGGCGGCAGCTACAACACCGTCGGCGACGCCTTGAGCGCCGTAGACAAACAGTTCGGCAAAGTCTACAACAACTTCGGCAACGTCTACAACCAGATGGGCGAACTGCGGCGCGACCTCAAGAACGTCGGCGCGCTCGGCTCCGCCCTGAGTGCCTTGAAACCGATGCAGTACGACCCGCTCGAACCCAGCCAGCTCATGGCCGGCTTCGGAACGTACAAAGGCGAATACGCCCTGGCCCTCGGCTGGGCGCACTACGTGAAAGAAGACTTCATGGTCCACGCCGGAGTGTCCGTCACCCACCACGGCGAGTCGATGGCCAACGCCGGCCTGACGTGGAAGATCGGCAGGAAAGCAGACAAGGAACAGATCCCCGAACGTTACCGCAAAGGCCCGATGAGCAGCGTCTACGTGATGCAGAAGGAGAACGCCCAGCTGCAGGCGCAGGTGGCGTCGCATGCACACGAGATCGCGGAGCTGAAGGCTTCCCAGGCGCACGAGATTGCCGAACTGAAGGCTTCTCAGGTCCGCGAGATGGCGGAACTGAAAGCCGACATGGAAGAGATGAAGCGTCTGCTGCGGGCTTCGAAACGGAGATAA